In Hamadaea flava, a genomic segment contains:
- a CDS encoding error-prone DNA polymerase has product MSRFNGGEALPWKELERRLSGPEAGRVVDPLAEDEIGPQSRKRERPQAPALVRRQAEVAYAELHCHTNFSFLDGASHPEELVREAVRLGLTGLAVTDHDGMPGVVRFSEEARDWGLPTIFGSELSLDLPGAQAGEPDPAGRHLLLLARGQHGYARLSAAIAEAQLAGGEKGRPKYDVEQIAAAVKDHAVVLTGCRKGHVPQALARQGESAAERELDRLVDLFGRENVVVELIDHGDPFDVDRNEALFALAESRRLTAVATNNVHFHAPGRRRLATTLAAVRARRSLDEIDPWLPAAGTAYLRSGEEMAARFAYFPGVVANAARLGEELAFDLHLVAPNLPPYPVPPGYDENSYLRKLVYEGAEARYGPNHPAAYAQIEHELALIAKLNYPGYFLIVYDIVKFCKENRIYCQGRGSAANSAVCYALWITNVDSVAHRLLFERFLAEERDGPPDIDVDIESDQREKVIQYVYEKYGRRHAAQVANVISYRPRSAVRDMARAFGFSPGQQDAWSKQLDRWSGIDAQDGRNEGIPDHVVEFANQVMTFPRHLGIHSGGMVICDRPVIEVCPVEWARMPGRTVLQWDKDDCAAIGLVKFDLLGLGMLSALRYAFEFLGEEMDLANMPMDDPEVYDMLCRADSVGVFQVESRAQMSTLPRLKPREFYDLVVEVALIRPGPIQGGSVHPYIRRKNKLEEPTYPHSLMRNALEKTLGVPLFQEQMMQLAIDVAGFTPNESDQLRRAMGAKRSVEKMARLRDRLYAGMAANGITGPVADDVYAKLEAFASYGFPESHAMSFAYLVYASSWLKRYHPAAFLAALLNAQPMGFYSPQSLTDDARRHGVEVRRPDINRSHAKATLESEGAARWGSVAGEPPSRWGLGGPAVRLGLGAVRNLGEEVAERIVTERDRGGPYRDLADLARRAELTTAHLEALATADAFAPLGLDRRAALWAAGAAAQDRPDRLPGTIAGLDAPALPGMDDVDKLVADVWATGMSPDDHPIRLVRAMLDGRGAIPIAQLGRAPDGTRVLVGGLVTHRQRPGTAGGVTFLSLEDETGMLNVVCSPGLWVRHRRVARTSGALLIRGRLEVASGVVNLSAERLEHLPIATRPSSRDFR; this is encoded by the coding sequence GTGAGTCGGTTCAATGGTGGTGAGGCGCTGCCGTGGAAGGAGCTGGAGCGGCGGCTGTCCGGGCCCGAGGCGGGCCGGGTGGTGGATCCGCTGGCCGAGGACGAGATCGGTCCGCAGAGCCGCAAGCGGGAGCGCCCGCAGGCGCCGGCGCTGGTCCGGCGGCAGGCCGAGGTCGCGTACGCCGAACTGCACTGCCACACGAATTTCAGTTTCCTCGACGGGGCGAGTCATCCGGAGGAACTGGTCCGGGAGGCTGTCCGCCTGGGGTTGACCGGGCTGGCGGTGACCGATCACGACGGGATGCCGGGCGTGGTGCGGTTCTCGGAGGAGGCCCGGGACTGGGGCCTGCCCACGATCTTCGGCTCCGAGTTGAGCCTGGATCTGCCGGGCGCCCAGGCGGGGGAGCCTGATCCGGCCGGCCGTCATCTGCTGTTGCTGGCCCGGGGCCAGCACGGGTACGCGAGGCTGTCCGCCGCGATCGCGGAGGCGCAGCTGGCCGGGGGTGAGAAGGGGCGCCCGAAGTACGACGTCGAGCAGATCGCCGCCGCCGTCAAGGATCACGCGGTGGTGCTGACCGGCTGCCGGAAGGGCCACGTTCCCCAGGCGCTCGCCCGGCAGGGGGAAAGCGCCGCGGAACGGGAGCTGGATCGGCTGGTCGACCTGTTCGGGCGGGAGAACGTCGTCGTCGAGCTGATCGACCACGGCGACCCGTTCGACGTCGACCGCAACGAGGCGCTCTTCGCGTTGGCGGAGAGCCGGAGGCTGACCGCGGTCGCCACCAACAACGTGCACTTTCACGCGCCGGGGCGACGGCGGCTGGCGACGACGCTGGCGGCGGTCCGGGCGCGGCGGTCGCTCGACGAGATCGATCCGTGGCTGCCCGCCGCGGGTACGGCGTACCTGCGGTCGGGGGAGGAGATGGCGGCGCGGTTCGCGTACTTCCCGGGGGTGGTCGCCAACGCCGCCCGGCTGGGCGAGGAACTCGCCTTCGACCTGCACCTGGTCGCGCCGAACCTGCCGCCCTATCCGGTCCCGCCGGGCTATGACGAGAACTCCTACCTGCGCAAGCTCGTCTACGAGGGGGCCGAGGCCCGCTACGGGCCGAACCATCCGGCGGCGTACGCCCAGATCGAGCACGAGCTGGCGCTGATCGCCAAGCTCAACTATCCGGGGTATTTCCTGATCGTCTACGACATAGTGAAGTTCTGCAAAGAGAACCGGATCTACTGCCAGGGCCGGGGCTCGGCGGCCAACAGCGCGGTCTGCTACGCCCTCTGGATCACCAATGTGGACTCCGTGGCGCATCGTCTGCTGTTCGAGCGGTTCCTCGCCGAGGAACGGGACGGCCCGCCGGACATCGACGTCGACATCGAGTCCGACCAGCGGGAGAAGGTCATCCAGTACGTCTACGAGAAATACGGGCGGCGGCACGCGGCCCAGGTCGCCAACGTCATCTCGTACCGGCCGCGGTCGGCGGTCCGCGACATGGCCCGCGCCTTCGGCTTCTCCCCGGGCCAGCAGGACGCCTGGTCCAAGCAGCTGGACCGGTGGTCGGGGATCGACGCCCAGGACGGCCGCAACGAGGGCATCCCCGACCACGTGGTGGAGTTCGCCAACCAGGTGATGACCTTTCCCCGGCACCTGGGCATCCACTCCGGCGGCATGGTGATCTGCGACCGTCCGGTGATCGAGGTGTGCCCGGTGGAGTGGGCGCGGATGCCCGGCCGGACCGTGCTCCAGTGGGACAAGGACGACTGCGCCGCCATCGGCCTGGTCAAGTTCGACCTGCTGGGGCTCGGCATGCTCTCGGCGCTGCGGTACGCCTTCGAGTTCCTCGGTGAGGAGATGGATCTCGCGAACATGCCGATGGACGACCCGGAGGTCTACGACATGCTGTGCCGGGCCGACTCGGTCGGCGTGTTCCAGGTGGAGAGCCGGGCGCAGATGTCCACCTTGCCCCGGCTGAAACCCCGCGAGTTCTACGACCTGGTGGTGGAGGTCGCGCTGATCCGCCCCGGCCCGATCCAGGGCGGTTCGGTGCATCCCTACATCCGCCGCAAGAACAAGCTGGAGGAGCCGACCTACCCGCATTCGCTGATGCGCAACGCGTTGGAGAAGACCCTGGGCGTACCGCTGTTCCAGGAGCAGATGATGCAGCTGGCCATCGACGTCGCGGGGTTCACCCCGAACGAGTCCGACCAGCTGCGCCGGGCGATGGGCGCCAAGCGGTCGGTCGAGAAGATGGCCCGGTTGCGCGATCGGCTCTACGCCGGGATGGCGGCCAACGGGATCACCGGCCCGGTCGCCGACGACGTCTACGCCAAGCTGGAGGCGTTCGCCTCCTACGGCTTCCCGGAGAGCCACGCGATGAGCTTCGCGTACCTCGTCTACGCCAGCTCCTGGCTCAAGCGGTACCACCCGGCCGCGTTCCTCGCCGCGCTGCTCAACGCGCAGCCGATGGGGTTCTACTCGCCGCAGTCGCTGACCGACGACGCCCGGCGCCACGGAGTCGAGGTACGCCGCCCGGACATCAACCGGAGCCACGCGAAGGCCACTTTGGAGAGTGAGGGGGCTGCCCGCTGGGGGTCGGTCGCCGGTGAGCCGCCGAGCCGCTGGGGACTGGGCGGCCCCGCTGTCCGGCTCGGGCTCGGCGCTGTGCGTAACCTTGGGGAGGAAGTGGCCGAGCGCATCGTGACGGAACGGGACCGCGGCGGCCCTTATCGCGATCTGGCGGACCTGGCGCGGCGTGCGGAACTGACCACCGCGCACCTGGAAGCCCTGGCCACCGCGGACGCCTTCGCCCCACTGGGCCTGGACCGGCGGGCCGCGCTGTGGGCCGCCGGGGCCGCCGCGCAGGACCGGCCGGACCGCCTGCCCGGGACCATCGCGGGCCTGGACGCGCCGGCGTTGCCCGGGATGGACGATGTGGACAAGCTGGTCGCGGACGTGTGGGCGACCGGGATGAGCCCGGACGACCACCCGATCCGGCTGGTCCGCGCGATGCTGGACGGGCGGGGCGCCATCCCGATCGCGCAGCTGGGCCGGGCGCCCGACGGCACCCGCGTGCTGGTCGGCGGGCTTGTCACGCACCGCCAGCGGCCCGGCACCGCCGGCGGCGTGACCTTCCTCAGCCTGGAGGACGAGACCGGCATGCTCAACGTGGTCTGCTCGCCGGGTCTGTGGGTGCGGCATCGCCGGGTCGCCCGCACCAGTGGCGCCCTGCTGATCCGGGGACGGCTGGAGGTCGCGAGCGGTGTCGTCAATCTGTCCGCGGAACGGCTGGAGCATCTCCCGATCGCGACAAGACCGTCCTCACGCGACTTCCGGTAG
- a CDS encoding DNA polymerase IV: MGRERGREERDFGPGGDDTDCSILHVDMDAFFASVEVRRHPELRGKPVVVGGTGGRGVVSSASYEARAFGVRSAMPTSRARALCPQAIFIPPDSGAYGEASRAVMAILRDVTPLVEQLSVDEAFLDVAGARRLLGPPAQIAIDLRARIARELQLPCSVGIAPTKFLAKLGSARAKPDGLLLIPRARVLEFLHPLPVSTLWGVGERSAEQLHRVGLRTVGDVAQAPMGLLRSAVGDAAATHLHELASGRDPRPVTTGREEKSVGSETTYDIDVSDHERIKQTMLALSGQVGARLRAAGQSGRTIAIKVRFADFKTINRSRTLPVATDVSQEIFQTAWTLFRALGPTDRIRLIGVRVEGLAGAEGAARQLALGEPERGWREAERAIDAAASRFGRAAVKPASLLKAGDRRRQPDKRAEPDRLDPLSDGFTAS, translated from the coding sequence ATGGGGCGAGAGCGCGGGCGCGAGGAACGGGACTTCGGCCCCGGCGGCGACGACACCGACTGCTCCATCCTGCACGTCGACATGGACGCGTTCTTCGCCTCCGTGGAGGTGCGGCGGCATCCGGAGCTGCGGGGCAAGCCGGTCGTCGTCGGCGGCACCGGCGGCCGGGGCGTCGTCTCCTCGGCGAGCTACGAGGCCCGGGCTTTCGGCGTACGCAGCGCCATGCCGACCAGCCGGGCGCGGGCGCTCTGCCCTCAGGCCATCTTCATCCCGCCCGACTCCGGGGCGTACGGGGAGGCCTCCCGAGCGGTGATGGCGATCCTGCGTGACGTGACGCCGCTGGTCGAGCAGTTGAGCGTGGACGAGGCGTTCCTCGACGTGGCCGGGGCGCGGCGGCTGCTCGGGCCGCCCGCGCAGATCGCGATCGATCTCCGCGCCCGGATCGCGCGCGAGTTGCAGCTGCCCTGTTCGGTCGGGATCGCGCCGACGAAGTTCCTGGCCAAGCTCGGCTCGGCGCGCGCCAAGCCGGACGGCCTGCTGCTCATTCCCCGCGCCCGGGTGCTGGAGTTCCTGCATCCGCTGCCGGTCTCGACCCTCTGGGGCGTCGGCGAGCGGTCGGCCGAGCAGTTGCATCGGGTCGGCCTGCGGACGGTCGGCGACGTGGCGCAGGCCCCAATGGGTCTGCTGCGCTCGGCCGTCGGCGACGCGGCCGCCACCCACCTGCACGAACTTGCCTCCGGCCGGGACCCGCGCCCGGTCACCACCGGCCGGGAGGAGAAGTCGGTCGGCTCGGAGACCACCTACGACATCGACGTGTCCGATCACGAGCGGATCAAGCAGACCATGCTGGCGTTGTCCGGACAGGTCGGCGCGCGCCTGCGGGCAGCCGGCCAAAGCGGACGCACGATCGCGATCAAAGTCCGTTTCGCCGACTTCAAGACGATCAACCGGTCCCGGACGCTGCCGGTCGCCACCGACGTTTCCCAAGAGATCTTCCAGACGGCGTGGACGTTGTTCCGGGCGCTCGGGCCGACCGACCGCATCCGGCTCATCGGCGTCCGCGTCGAAGGCCTGGCCGGAGCCGAAGGCGCAGCTAGGCAGCTTGCCCTCGGCGAGCCCGAACGCGGCTGGCGGGAAGCGGAACGTGCCATCGACGCGGCGGCGAGCCGGTTCGGCCGGGCCGCCGTGAAGCCCGCCAGCCTGCTGAAAGCAGGGGACCGCCGGAGGCAGCCGGACAAACGCGCCGAGCCGGACCGACTCGACCCGCTTTCCGACGGCTTCACCGCCTCGTAG
- a CDS encoding DUF3040 domain-containing protein translates to MPLSEHEQRLFEQIERSLAEDPKFASAVRSTDPRFHARRRMIIAGLVVAAGLALVVWGAIDGNTLIGVAGFVVMLAAAAFAIQSQRRAHNRELRAVDGTAARRVRSGGGRSSGGLLGRLEQRWRDRPEGRF, encoded by the coding sequence GTGCCGCTCTCCGAGCACGAGCAGCGTCTGTTCGAACAGATCGAACGCTCGCTGGCCGAGGACCCGAAGTTCGCCTCGGCGGTGCGCAGCACCGATCCGCGTTTCCACGCGCGTCGGCGCATGATCATCGCAGGCCTGGTGGTCGCCGCCGGGCTGGCCCTCGTCGTCTGGGGTGCGATCGACGGCAACACCCTGATCGGCGTGGCCGGCTTCGTGGTGATGCTCGCCGCGGCCGCCTTCGCCATCCAATCCCAACGCCGTGCGCACAACCGGGAGCTGCGCGCGGTCGACGGCACCGCCGCCCGACGCGTACGCAGCGGTGGCGGTCGCTCCTCCGGCGGCCTGCTCGGCCGCCTCGAGCAGCGCTGGCGGGATCGGCCCGAAGGCCGCTTCTAG
- a CDS encoding PASTA domain-containing protein yields MRRSIVLAALVTVAGVAAGGCAQPGVQAANGPAPQVRPTDDPADGVRVPDVKGQSARYALKLIAESRLAAVVRYAPEVLVDAGTVILSEPKAGAGLGAGDVVVLVVAGNPANVGGFDGHPGAKALTDLAAGRSDVFVGAGWDGGDPRKAYVVAIGPTADQAAWDERIAVAAGAQAYRVVRCDHSLAQLSGVKAELPDAGLSDYSSYIDPVRCAVVVQGTFTRDQVERVRQRWGTAVAVSPAH; encoded by the coding sequence ATGCGACGCTCAATCGTGCTCGCCGCGCTCGTCACCGTCGCCGGCGTGGCCGCCGGTGGCTGCGCCCAGCCGGGGGTGCAAGCGGCCAACGGGCCGGCGCCGCAGGTGCGCCCGACCGACGACCCGGCCGACGGGGTGCGCGTCCCCGACGTCAAGGGCCAGTCGGCGCGGTACGCCCTCAAGCTCATCGCCGAGAGCCGGCTCGCCGCCGTCGTCCGGTACGCCCCGGAGGTCCTCGTCGACGCCGGCACGGTCATCCTGAGCGAACCGAAGGCGGGCGCCGGGCTCGGCGCGGGCGACGTCGTCGTCCTCGTGGTCGCCGGGAACCCGGCCAACGTCGGCGGGTTCGACGGGCACCCCGGCGCGAAGGCGCTCACCGACCTGGCCGCGGGCCGGTCCGACGTGTTCGTCGGGGCGGGCTGGGACGGCGGCGACCCGCGGAAGGCGTATGTCGTGGCCATCGGTCCGACCGCCGACCAGGCGGCCTGGGACGAGCGCATCGCCGTGGCAGCCGGGGCGCAGGCGTACCGGGTCGTGCGGTGCGACCACAGCCTGGCCCAGCTCAGCGGGGTCAAGGCCGAGCTGCCCGACGCCGGGCTCAGCGACTACTCCTCCTACATCGACCCCGTACGCTGCGCCGTCGTGGTCCAGGGCACGTTCACCCGCGACCAGGTCGAGCGCGTACGCCAGCGGTGGGGGACAGCCGTCGCCGTCTCCCCCGCCCACTGA
- a CDS encoding S1 family peptidase → MRSRSLTVAAVGILVTALMPLPATAEPAASSCVVTGGTPAVAAALRTAAPDEDGTYPYQEWLVGEKGQRATAALVGVEDRIFGHVPSSATVTKKVTRGLIGFAPDYSSQSLVAVVTPEYAGTPELAKQLADAQSSLGEGAPELRVQTGCFSATAIADAYAVLTGTEWRNANSKFAYAFHLDPVDSKFHVTVDAAQTKAAEKLAALLGDRGVVELGPVGRTGRLNDGEPHFGGAGIRKNYSSNTASNTCTSGFMVRSRSTNGIVGMTTAGHCFATGDSVYSSTQYYGVSQATIQGEYPSTDARRVYSSAETYDNVIHVEPCSPCTRTVTSRTYVTTGSSGICSSGMVTTAICSLTVISVTGQICDGVGCTAGLLVLYRNGETIVRAGDSGGPVYLRNGSTTASAVGQIVGGAGTRTNTSTYMYAESFDSIEAALDVYIATS, encoded by the coding sequence ATGCGATCGAGGTCACTCACGGTGGCGGCCGTCGGGATCCTGGTCACGGCGCTGATGCCGCTGCCGGCCACGGCGGAGCCGGCCGCTTCGTCCTGTGTGGTCACCGGTGGGACGCCGGCCGTCGCCGCCGCACTGCGCACCGCGGCTCCCGACGAGGACGGGACATATCCGTATCAGGAATGGCTGGTGGGGGAGAAGGGCCAGCGCGCCACCGCGGCGCTCGTCGGGGTCGAGGACCGGATATTCGGGCACGTGCCCAGCTCCGCGACGGTCACGAAGAAGGTCACGCGCGGGCTCATCGGCTTCGCCCCGGACTACTCCAGCCAGTCGCTGGTCGCCGTCGTCACTCCCGAGTACGCGGGAACGCCCGAACTGGCGAAGCAACTGGCTGACGCGCAGTCCAGCCTTGGGGAAGGCGCGCCCGAACTGCGGGTGCAGACGGGGTGCTTCTCCGCGACCGCCATCGCCGACGCGTACGCGGTCCTGACGGGAACCGAATGGCGCAACGCCAACTCGAAATTCGCGTACGCCTTCCACCTGGACCCGGTGGACTCGAAGTTCCACGTCACGGTGGACGCCGCGCAGACCAAGGCGGCCGAGAAGCTCGCCGCCCTGCTCGGCGACCGGGGCGTGGTGGAGCTCGGCCCGGTCGGCCGCACCGGCCGGCTCAACGACGGCGAGCCCCACTTCGGCGGGGCCGGCATCCGGAAGAACTACAGCTCGAACACCGCGTCCAACACCTGCACCAGCGGGTTCATGGTGCGCAGCCGGAGCACCAACGGCATCGTCGGCATGACGACCGCCGGGCACTGCTTCGCCACCGGTGACTCGGTCTACTCCTCGACGCAGTACTACGGGGTATCGCAGGCCACGATCCAGGGCGAGTACCCGTCGACCGACGCCCGCCGCGTCTACTCCTCGGCCGAGACCTACGACAACGTCATCCACGTCGAGCCCTGCTCGCCCTGTACGCGTACGGTCACCTCGCGGACCTATGTGACGACCGGGAGCAGCGGCATCTGCTCCAGCGGCATGGTCACCACCGCGATCTGCAGCCTGACCGTCATCAGCGTCACCGGGCAGATCTGCGACGGCGTCGGCTGCACCGCCGGGCTGCTGGTCCTCTACCGCAACGGCGAGACCATCGTGCGGGCCGGCGACTCGGGCGGACCGGTCTACCTCCGCAACGGCAGCACCACCGCCTCGGCCGTCGGCCAGATCGTCGGCGGCGCGGGCACCCGCACCAACACCTCGACCTACATGTACGCCGAATCGTTCGACTCGATCGAGGCCGCCCTCGACGTGTACATCGCGACCAGCTGA
- a CDS encoding DNA polymerase Y family protein yields MADAGRTAVVWCPDWPVIAAEIIDGVDAAGPVIVLQNNRVLACSAAARADGVRRGMRKREAQSTSPRSVAVDDDPGRDARAFEPVIAAAEEVVAGVAALRPGTCAFAVRGPARYFGGEQIAAEQVVEHIAQVCGVEAQIGMAEGVFAAGIAARAGRLVPAGQTAAYLAGLPIGLLDGFGGRAKLIDLLRRLGVHTLGAYAALPPSDVLARFGLDAAVAHKLAAGLDTRPLAIRSAPPDLAIGEEFEEPIDRVDVAAFAARSLAEQLHERLAAYGMACTRLAIDAVTVHGEELHRTWRHDGILTAAGIADRVRWQLEGWLLRPERPTGGVLRLTLTPDGVLRQVGLQPGLWGETGPERDRANRAATRVQGLLGPDAVLTPALGGRQYGRLVPWGLIPWGDERPPPDDRPWPGRTPAPSGALLAVPQRPVRVLDEHGEPVTIDGRLRMSAPPAALLLDGAAVPIVGWNGPWPIDDHWWDGRVAERSARLQVLLDDRAVVVTLRGGEWYAAVVFD; encoded by the coding sequence GTGGCTGACGCCGGGCGTACGGCGGTGGTGTGGTGTCCCGACTGGCCGGTGATCGCCGCCGAGATCATCGACGGAGTGGACGCGGCGGGACCCGTCATCGTCCTGCAGAACAACCGGGTGCTGGCCTGCTCGGCGGCGGCCCGGGCGGACGGCGTACGCCGGGGGATGCGCAAACGCGAAGCGCAGAGCACCTCGCCCCGGTCGGTGGCGGTCGACGACGACCCCGGACGTGACGCGCGCGCCTTCGAACCGGTGATCGCCGCCGCGGAGGAAGTGGTCGCGGGGGTCGCCGCGCTCCGCCCCGGGACGTGCGCGTTCGCCGTACGCGGTCCGGCCCGCTACTTCGGCGGTGAACAGATCGCCGCCGAACAGGTCGTCGAGCACATCGCCCAGGTCTGCGGCGTCGAAGCCCAGATCGGCATGGCCGAAGGCGTGTTCGCCGCCGGGATCGCCGCCCGGGCCGGCCGGCTCGTCCCCGCCGGGCAGACCGCTGCGTACCTGGCGGGACTGCCGATCGGCCTGCTCGACGGCTTCGGCGGCCGGGCCAAACTCATCGACCTCCTGCGTCGCCTCGGCGTACACACCCTGGGGGCGTACGCGGCCCTGCCGCCGTCGGACGTGCTGGCCCGGTTCGGTCTCGACGCCGCCGTCGCGCACAAGCTCGCGGCCGGACTCGACACCCGCCCGCTGGCGATCCGCAGCGCCCCGCCCGACCTGGCGATCGGCGAGGAGTTCGAAGAACCGATCGACCGGGTCGACGTGGCCGCCTTCGCCGCCCGATCACTCGCCGAACAGCTGCACGAACGGCTGGCCGCGTACGGGATGGCCTGCACGCGGCTGGCGATCGACGCGGTGACCGTGCACGGGGAGGAACTGCACCGGACCTGGCGGCACGACGGCATCCTGACCGCCGCCGGGATCGCCGACCGGGTCCGGTGGCAGTTGGAAGGCTGGCTGCTGCGCCCCGAACGGCCGACCGGCGGAGTGCTGCGGCTGACGCTGACGCCGGACGGCGTGTTGCGGCAGGTGGGGCTGCAGCCGGGGCTGTGGGGCGAGACCGGGCCGGAGCGGGACCGGGCGAACCGGGCGGCCACCCGGGTGCAGGGCCTGCTCGGCCCGGACGCGGTGCTCACCCCGGCGCTCGGCGGCCGCCAGTACGGGCGGCTCGTCCCGTGGGGGCTGATTCCTTGGGGAGACGAGCGACCGCCGCCGGACGACCGGCCCTGGCCAGGGCGTACGCCCGCCCCGTCGGGTGCGCTGCTGGCGGTCCCGCAACGGCCGGTGCGGGTCCTCGACGAACACGGCGAACCGGTGACGATCGACGGGCGACTACGGATGAGCGCGCCGCCCGCCGCCCTGCTCCTCGACGGGGCAGCCGTCCCGATCGTGGGCTGGAACGGACCCTGGCCGATCGACGACCACTGGTGGGACGGCCGGGTCGCCGAACGGTCGGCCCGGCTCCAGGTCCTGCTCGACGACCGCGCGGTGGTCGTCACGCTGCGCGGCGGCGAGTGGTACGCCGCAGTCGTCTTCGACTGA
- a CDS encoding methyltransferase domain-containing protein, which translates to MERTHHRSGSARTAVIWAVLRGELERAGDRQLRVIDVGGGTGGFAVPLAEAGHRVTVVDPSPDALAAAIRRAADANLSSRLTAIQGDADGLADLIEPGSADLVLCHAVLEVVDDPARVAAALATTLRPGGAASVVVANRAAAVLAKAMSGRIAEAESLLAPGALDGIRRRYDAEEISAVLSGAGLAVEQIHGVRVLADLVSGPIADADPEALVQFELAAAARSPYRDIATQLHVLARA; encoded by the coding sequence ATGGAACGCACTCACCACCGCAGCGGCTCCGCGCGTACCGCCGTGATCTGGGCCGTGCTCCGCGGCGAGCTGGAGCGAGCCGGCGACCGGCAGTTGCGCGTGATCGACGTCGGCGGCGGGACCGGCGGTTTCGCCGTGCCGCTGGCCGAGGCGGGGCATCGGGTGACCGTGGTCGATCCGAGCCCGGACGCGCTGGCTGCGGCGATCCGCCGGGCGGCCGACGCCAACCTCAGCTCCCGGCTCACCGCCATCCAGGGCGACGCGGACGGGCTGGCCGACCTGATCGAGCCCGGCTCGGCGGACCTGGTGCTCTGCCACGCCGTGCTGGAGGTGGTCGACGATCCGGCGCGGGTCGCCGCGGCGCTCGCGACCACGTTGCGGCCCGGCGGCGCGGCCAGCGTCGTGGTCGCCAACCGGGCGGCCGCCGTGCTGGCCAAGGCCATGTCCGGGCGGATCGCCGAGGCCGAGTCGCTGCTCGCGCCGGGCGCGCTCGACGGCATCCGCCGTCGCTACGACGCCGAGGAGATCTCCGCGGTGCTGTCCGGCGCCGGGCTGGCCGTCGAGCAGATCCACGGGGTACGCGTCCTCGCCGACCTCGTCTCCGGCCCCATCGCCGACGCCGATCCCGAGGCTCTCGTGCAGTTCGAGCTGGCCGCCGCGGCCCGTTCGCCGTACCGGGACATCGCGACGCAGTTGCACGTCCTGGCGCGGGCATGA
- a CDS encoding alkaline phosphatase family protein yields the protein MSFPTFAEAGAGDAYLFDEIAPDYARGWLGDVLPGALTALGVPGLEDPLGLAGRLAGVRQVVVLLLDGLGWHQLALGREQAPALAALTATGRPITCGFPSTTPTSLISLGTGAKSGEHGVLAFTTIVPGSDEVLVHIAWRDDPDPLVWQPVTPLLDRVRAGGMTTAVVNNPVFEATGLTRRSTGNLGYVGATGADEMVAGVAGALRSGARCVYAYLPNVDKAAHEHGAGSPEWQLAMSDVDKAVARLQEELPPDSALLITADHGHLISPWDRRIDLDSVPELSAGLRAVAGEPRVRYLHTEPGALPDVLAAWRDLAGHAAWIGVREEAVATGWYGPIPPAHAERLGDIVVVCREDWSIQASAHEPASILQLVGLHGARTRAEMEIPLLVHSTL from the coding sequence ATGAGCTTTCCGACCTTCGCCGAGGCAGGCGCCGGCGATGCCTACCTGTTCGACGAGATCGCGCCCGACTACGCCAGGGGCTGGCTGGGCGACGTCCTCCCCGGCGCGCTGACGGCGTTGGGCGTACCGGGGCTGGAGGATCCGCTCGGCCTCGCCGGGCGGCTGGCCGGCGTACGTCAGGTCGTGGTGCTGCTGCTCGACGGGCTGGGCTGGCATCAGCTCGCCCTCGGCCGGGAGCAGGCGCCCGCGCTGGCCGCGCTCACCGCCACTGGGCGGCCGATCACCTGTGGCTTCCCGTCGACCACGCCGACCAGCCTGATCAGCCTCGGCACCGGGGCGAAGTCGGGCGAGCACGGCGTACTGGCGTTCACGACGATCGTGCCGGGCTCCGACGAGGTCCTCGTCCACATCGCCTGGCGGGACGACCCGGACCCGCTCGTTTGGCAGCCGGTCACACCGCTGCTCGATCGTGTACGCGCCGGCGGAATGACGACCGCCGTGGTCAACAACCCGGTCTTCGAGGCGACCGGGCTGACCCGGCGCAGCACCGGCAATCTCGGCTACGTCGGCGCGACCGGTGCGGACGAGATGGTGGCCGGCGTCGCCGGCGCGCTGCGCTCCGGAGCCCGCTGCGTGTACGCGTACCTGCCCAACGTGGACAAGGCGGCGCACGAACACGGCGCGGGTTCGCCGGAGTGGCAGCTGGCCATGTCGGATGTGGACAAAGCCGTGGCCCGTCTGCAGGAGGAGCTGCCGCCGGACAGCGCCCTGCTCATCACCGCCGACCACGGCCATCTCATCTCGCCATGGGATCGGCGGATCGACCTGGACTCCGTGCCCGAGTTGTCGGCCGGGCTCCGGGCGGTCGCGGGCGAACCCCGCGTCCGGTACCTGCACACCGAACCCGGTGCGCTGCCGGACGTCCTCGCCGCCTGGCGAGACCTCGCCGGCCACGCCGCCTGGATCGGCGTACGCGAGGAGGCCGTCGCGACCGGCTGGTACGGCCCGATACCGCCGGCACACGCGGAGCGGCTCGGCGACATCGTGGTGGTCTGCCGGGAGGACTGGTCGATCCAGGCCAGCGCACACGAACCGGCCAGCATCCTTCAGCTCGTCGGGCTGCACGGGGCGCGGACGCGGGCCGAGATGGAGATTCCGCTGCTCGTCCACTCGACCCTCTAG